Part of the Halorhabdus utahensis DSM 12940 genome, GCACCGAATCCACTGGTCGGCGTGTGCACAGAATCCACAGTTGATACTGTACCCGCGCAGTACTCCCATAAAATTATCAACTATGATAATTTGGCCGGGGCATTACTTAGGAAAGCGAGCGAAGGTCCGGACAGTGCGATGCCAGATGAGATAACTGTCTTCCTTGTCGACGAAGACCCGGACATCCTCGAGGTCACGGCGACGTTCCTCGAGCGTGCCGACGATGAGATCGAAGTGGCAACGTACACGAGTGCCACGGCGGCACTTCAGGAGATCCGGTCCGACCCGGACGTTGCCGACTGTATCATCAGCGATTATACGATGCCGGAACTCAGCGGTGTCGACTTGCTACAAGCCGTCCGAGAGATCGACCCGGAGATGCCGTTTTTCGTCTTCACCGGTCGCGAGCGCGAGGACATCGAGGCCGAACTCGATGCCGAGTCCTTCACTGGCTACGTCAAGAAGGGGGCCGGGACAGATCAGTACGGGCAACTCGCCGTCGAGATCCGGGATGCACTCGAGAAGTGACTCTCCCGCTTTC contains:
- a CDS encoding response regulator, encoding MPDEITVFLVDEDPDILEVTATFLERADDEIEVATYTSATAALQEIRSDPDVADCIISDYTMPELSGVDLLQAVREIDPEMPFFVFTGREREDIEAELDAESFTGYVKKGAGTDQYGQLAVEIRDALEK